Below is a genomic region from Vibrio mimicus.
CGCATTCGGGGTCACAGCACGCACAATACAAATCCGCAACACCAACGGTAAAGCGGTTCGTCTTCTGAATTCGGGCTTTACCTTCGCACTCAGGGCAGAACACTCTCATAATAACACCTAGCTTTTTTTGACTGACGCGATAATCATACGTCAATAAGCTGTGTTTTTGTACAGTTTATCAGCTTTCTAGCTGTAGAGGATTCGCGGCTTTACAGAGTTCTTCCCAAGAGTTTGGCACCTTGCCGCTGTTTAGCATCTTTTCAAACACTGCATAAACGTCAGTCTTTGCTCCTGCTTTACGCTGGGTAGATTCATCATTCATCCATGCATAAATGATGGTTTTAGGAGCTTGGCTATTAAATTGAAAAAACAACCGATATCTTGGAGGTAAACTCTTTTTCTTTACTCTGCGCCATGATGTGTGCTTTTTGCCAAGTGTAAGCCCTTGACGAAAATCAGCATGGTCAGGATTGGAAGGAACGGTTTGAGTAATATTACAAAGAACCGCAAGCAATAACTTAGTACTAGGGTGGTCGTAAAAATAGATTGGGTCTTTGGCTTGAAGTGTTTCAACTTCTTTTGTTAGATCATCCAGAAGATTTTGGAAGATGGATAGAGCGTGAAGCTCATAACCAGAAAAAACGGGAATTTGCTTCGTTTCCAATCTCTATCCTTCCAAAAACTCTGCGCGAGCCTTAGCCGCTTCTGCCGCCGCTTTTATGGCGAACATACGATCAAGAAGAGAAGTAGATAGCGGCTGAACGTTTCCCTCTACTTTTACTTCACGATCAAGTAAGTCGATGAATTTATCTTCAACTTCTCGTTCACGTTTTTTGTCGTGTAGTGGTATAACTTTGCCCATTTTATGAACCTTAACTCTTTGCAGCAACGGCTGCGTGATGGGAATTTGTACGGTCTGTACATGCTGTAAAATATATCATAAAAATTTTTATAAACAAGTTTGAGGCTGTTCCATCGGCAGCTATCGGCGCTCATCGGTTTGACTAAAGGGTTATAGATGGTATAGCCTATAAGCGTGTTG
It encodes:
- a CDS encoding type II toxin-antitoxin system YhaV family toxin, translating into METKQIPVFSGYELHALSIFQNLLDDLTKEVETLQAKDPIYFYDHPSTKLLLAVLCNITQTVPSNPDHADFRQGLTLGKKHTSWRRVKKKSLPPRYRLFFQFNSQAPKTIIYAWMNDESTQRKAGAKTDVYAVFEKMLNSGKVPNSWEELCKAANPLQLES